The Deltaproteobacteria bacterium genome includes the window GCCAAAGCCGTCGCCAAAAGAGCTTTTCCCTCTGAGAACCCCGACGGTGCCCAGGCCCAGGGCGATGATGAAGGGTACTGTGACCGGGCCGGTGGTCACGCCACCGGCATCGTAGGCAATGGGCAAAAACGTGTCGGGAGTGAAGAAGGACAGAATCAGGATGACGGCGTAACCGACCATGAGAACGCGGACAATGGAAACGCCCAGGATGATCCGCAGCACGGCTCCGGCCACGCAGATACCGACACTCAGGGCCACGACAAAGACGAGGATGTTTCTCGAAACCAGGCCATGGGAGACAAAATCGACCTGATGGGCCAGGACGCGGACGTCGGGCTCGGCCACGGTTACGGCTGTGCCCAGGATGAAGGCCATGACTACAAGATAGACCACGGAGCCTTTTTGGGGAAGGGCGGCTCCGATGGTTTCACCCATGGGCAGGAGTCCGGATTTGACCCCCACGAGAAAGAGGAACAGGCCGACGCTGACGTACAGGGCCCCCAGGGCGAAACGGATGAAGGTGTCCATGGGCATGTGGAGCAATGTGATCTGCAGAATGCAGACAACGATGCTGATGGGCAGTACGGCCCAGAGGACTTCCTTGATCAGTTCGGCAAGGTGGCTGTGCATGGGTAGATGATAGTCGCTTCGGGCTGAAAAGTCGAACTGTCTTGATGCCTGGGGCAAGCAGGATGAGCCGATCCGCAGGGGACCGGACATGCCCGACGGACAGCCGTAGAGGCGGGCTTCGTGGTTTCAACGCCCTGACTGTTACGACCGGGTCTTTTGGTTTTTGATCTGAAGGTGAAAGCAGCGGATTTTGTGGTTCGGGTCCAGGGCTGTCAATGGCGGCAGGCTTGCTCGGCATGCGTCATCGGTCCAGGGGCAGGTCTGAGCATAATGACAGCCCTGGTCGAGCA containing:
- a CDS encoding DUF1538 domain-containing protein gives rise to the protein MHSHLAELIKEVLWAVLPISIVVCILQITLLHMPMDTFIRFALGALYVSVGLFLFLVGVKSGLLPMGETIGAALPQKGSVVYLVVMAFILGTAVTVAEPDVRVLAHQVDFVSHGLVSRNILVFVVALSVGICVAGAVLRIILGVSIVRVLMVGYAVILILSFFTPDTFLPIAYDAGGVTTGPVTVPFIIALGLGTVGVLRGKSSFGDGFG